Proteins encoded in a region of the Mesoflavibacter profundi genome:
- a CDS encoding lipocalin-like domain-containing protein translates to MKNTRIIFYSSLLATSLFISSCSSDDSSEQRTEPTTTQLDLLKGTWEESNVTHDGVDSETQIICNNEREQYVFNEDNSFTERYFDDYCDEDFDNGEFELSESSLTLNFDDSSTDVYQIVELNDTTLKISFDDGGVLVEETYVKIN, encoded by the coding sequence ATGAAAAACACCCGAATTATTTTTTATTCATCATTATTAGCAACAAGTCTATTTATATCCTCATGCTCTAGTGATGATTCTTCAGAACAAAGAACAGAACCTACTACTACACAATTAGACCTATTAAAAGGTACATGGGAAGAAAGCAATGTTACCCATGATGGCGTTGACAGTGAAACTCAAATTATTTGCAATAATGAAAGAGAACAATATGTCTTTAATGAAGATAACTCTTTTACGGAAAGATATTTTGACGATTACTGCGATGAAGACTTTGATAATGGCGAGTTTGAATTATCTGAATCTTCTCTAACATTGAATTTTGACGATTCATCAACAGATGTATATCAAATAGTAGAATTAAATGATACGACATTAAAAATTAGCTTTGATGATGGTGGAGTATTAGTTGAAGAAACTTATGTTAAAATAAATTAG
- a CDS encoding DEAD/DEAH box helicase — protein MTHKSIQFKITSVEKNQNGYTPLDYDKKYFTDYNARFSIGSKDYGRKVLFYGRTSLKYRFQSEIEEAKRAELSIFEHEEKSKTPRSINEKDYHVDGIYAHYSTNELIIALNAFSAQNISSHYSMKMELKDLKKKSIEQGIEFEIPSRYNYKAKGLVISKRLMKGGISTQYNSICQGSPFLFFDVDVKPEENPRLYTDDGIPNKLNTEVFEYLKKIALITARSASGLGICGVIYVPSLANETDNRLHKSMGMAVYDYINNKLDLPCKIKFDEAQAQFTQGRSFPVQFYSNNDRYNWDKIELNKDAIEFKIESIEVDKELNEVRYENKREESTYTYTYTDDDYNQEYNNQPLIKKYNMEHFCYEIFMNNGYEITKEENSQGYSKLSKVGKRNDSISLSSNNTFKCFTSSLKGFTPFDLLSQLEFNGDSREAYNYVKSIYEEKNNKEIFDTKSVLNNWELLDDEDKFYDHPMESLEKTYSLVELNEVIGSNTIFNSFKIDDNGKFEVVDTTAKDLLGITERDIELSLHRTYKSTGYEYPVLDIIKNTDICTTLKVEGFLTTDLIIKNCTSYINYIYAGCGLGKTTTFLGKNNPNIDGLTKDFSVLFIVPRKMMVEQQALTANGLCQIVASTGDKIIKTNDGIEYIQSIGNNSEKLYDDKNNLKSVILTYDQFVHLPNDLVSKYDYIVFDEAHLLTSDSYREAIPKSFLKIEEVKKENSKAKFILLSATPSIELLTISKYHKNDFKLLNIVKSHKETPSLYVHNFIHTDRVKKDIQIFEQVVSDLDQGKKVVIFCENKNQINLQWNKLEEYCNDMGIKPPSRSYVSSESKELDLYKELVKNENLNVDLMYSTSVLNVGVNISSGVEKGVSFIFDYSSNNGYDTAIGQIQLLFRNRSRLTEIHCFSNLMDTSNPNLFKINKPAIKNDEVNSIFDKNKLDKTYENKTLAKSTKYSDVSFSHFEEVSDCATATFELNEQLITEQKRLDTFIKQAVTHDCKVYYVLNSDTGNSKLKTGDLSNEFSLNVINELLTLDTGQRIYFEKGIQSTADKIEPTFSLDQNSLQIRDEIRYYQCAYHSAFHPLLQKLRRSYNTLMYYYREKDKLKDVFNFIINTSSKKAIDKRIVDYINTYKTIHEDSIITQMTDSVISSKGDCIDKITLKNILNSIIPNEISSHFSKNLSDELIKGNYQNVKVISEPQFQHFFKEHIINKVNDSFLKLYKTSTSKTDSEELEIESLKILESNRKIESDVNDSPILSFLGFDMNINSLNNADLFEKLLKELSDKYPREGLNQHILVDYNIEKDNFNSKKTISISINDFYLKYDNELSVFREKPENRRSKFCYAIIDNGTEEVIIEKSMKLLHSTLSEKGILSKMVSPQNYNFEKLNNFNKTDKLNSCRNYTVIKKIPI, from the coding sequence ATGACACATAAGAGCATTCAATTTAAAATAACATCAGTTGAAAAAAATCAAAATGGGTATACACCTCTTGATTATGATAAAAAATACTTTACGGACTACAATGCTAGATTCAGTATAGGTAGTAAGGATTATGGTCGTAAAGTGTTATTCTACGGAAGAACTTCTCTTAAATATAGATTTCAGTCCGAAATAGAGGAGGCTAAAAGAGCTGAACTATCCATTTTCGAACATGAAGAAAAGTCAAAAACACCTAGAAGTATAAACGAAAAGGATTATCATGTTGATGGAATATATGCACATTACAGTACTAATGAACTTATTATTGCTTTAAATGCATTTTCTGCCCAAAATATTTCTTCCCATTATTCTATGAAAATGGAATTGAAAGACCTTAAGAAGAAATCCATTGAACAAGGTATTGAATTTGAAATACCTTCAAGATATAATTACAAAGCTAAGGGATTAGTTATTTCAAAACGATTAATGAAAGGAGGGATAAGTACACAGTATAATTCTATTTGTCAGGGTTCTCCATTTTTGTTTTTTGATGTAGATGTAAAGCCAGAAGAAAACCCAAGATTATATACAGATGATGGGATTCCTAATAAGTTAAATACCGAAGTGTTTGAATATTTAAAAAAAATCGCTCTAATAACAGCTAGGTCAGCAAGTGGACTTGGTATTTGTGGTGTTATATATGTTCCTAGTTTAGCGAATGAAACTGATAATAGACTTCATAAAAGTATGGGGATGGCAGTTTATGATTACATTAATAATAAACTAGACCTACCTTGTAAAATTAAATTTGATGAAGCTCAAGCTCAATTTACTCAAGGACGTTCGTTTCCTGTTCAGTTTTATAGTAACAATGACAGATATAATTGGGATAAAATAGAATTAAATAAAGATGCTATCGAATTTAAAATTGAGTCTATTGAAGTTGATAAAGAACTAAATGAAGTTAGATATGAAAATAAAAGAGAGGAATCAACATACACATACACATACACTGATGATGATTATAATCAAGAATATAACAATCAACCATTAATTAAAAAATATAACATGGAACATTTCTGTTATGAAATATTCATGAACAATGGATATGAAATAACTAAAGAAGAAAATTCTCAAGGATATTCTAAACTATCAAAAGTAGGTAAGAGAAATGATTCCATATCATTATCAAGTAATAACACATTTAAATGTTTTACGAGTAGCCTAAAGGGTTTTACCCCATTTGATTTATTATCTCAACTTGAATTTAATGGCGATTCCAGAGAGGCTTATAATTATGTTAAGAGTATTTATGAAGAAAAAAATAACAAAGAAATATTTGATACAAAATCTGTTCTGAATAATTGGGAATTGCTTGATGATGAAGATAAATTTTATGACCATCCAATGGAGAGTCTTGAAAAAACTTACTCATTAGTAGAGTTAAATGAAGTCATTGGTTCAAATACAATTTTTAACTCTTTTAAAATTGACGATAATGGTAAATTTGAAGTTGTAGATACTACTGCAAAAGATTTATTAGGAATAACAGAACGAGATATTGAATTATCTCTTCATAGAACATACAAATCCACAGGTTACGAATATCCTGTTCTTGACATAATTAAAAATACTGATATATGCACAACTTTAAAGGTTGAGGGATTTCTAACAACAGATTTAATCATTAAGAATTGTACATCATATATAAACTATATATATGCAGGTTGTGGATTAGGAAAAACAACAACCTTTCTGGGTAAAAACAATCCTAATATAGATGGCTTAACGAAAGATTTTAGTGTCTTATTTATAGTACCTCGTAAAATGATGGTAGAACAACAAGCTCTAACAGCAAATGGTTTATGTCAAATAGTTGCATCTACTGGAGATAAAATAATTAAAACTAATGATGGCATTGAATATATTCAGTCAATTGGTAACAATTCTGAAAAATTATATGATGATAAAAATAATCTTAAATCTGTAATTTTAACCTATGACCAATTCGTTCATCTTCCAAATGATTTAGTTTCTAAATATGATTACATTGTTTTTGACGAAGCTCACTTATTAACTTCAGATTCTTATAGAGAAGCAATTCCAAAATCATTTTTAAAAATTGAAGAAGTTAAAAAAGAAAACTCAAAGGCAAAATTTATTTTATTATCTGCAACTCCTAGTATAGAATTATTGACAATATCTAAATATCATAAAAATGATTTTAAACTTTTAAACATTGTTAAATCTCACAAGGAGACTCCATCTTTATACGTGCATAATTTTATTCATACCGATAGAGTAAAAAAAGATATCCAAATATTTGAGCAAGTAGTATCTGATTTAGACCAAGGAAAGAAAGTTGTAATTTTTTGTGAAAATAAAAATCAAATAAATTTACAATGGAACAAGTTAGAGGAATACTGCAATGATATGGGGATTAAGCCTCCATCAAGAAGTTATGTTTCATCAGAATCAAAAGAGCTAGACCTTTATAAAGAATTAGTAAAAAATGAAAATCTTAATGTAGATTTAATGTATAGTACCTCTGTATTAAATGTTGGTGTAAATATATCATCAGGGGTAGAGAAAGGGGTAAGTTTTATTTTTGATTATAGTTCTAATAATGGCTATGACACAGCTATAGGGCAAATTCAATTATTATTTAGAAACCGTTCTAGATTAACTGAAATACATTGTTTCTCTAATTTGATGGATACTTCAAATCCTAATTTGTTCAAAATTAATAAACCTGCAATCAAAAACGATGAAGTCAATTCTATCTTTGACAAGAACAAATTAGATAAAACTTATGAAAATAAAACGCTAGCAAAAAGCACTAAATATAGTGATGTGAGTTTTAGTCATTTTGAAGAAGTATCAGATTGTGCAACAGCTACATTTGAACTAAACGAGCAGTTAATCACAGAGCAAAAGAGATTGGATACCTTTATTAAACAAGCAGTAACTCATGACTGTAAGGTTTATTATGTTTTGAATTCAGATACAGGAAACTCAAAATTGAAAACAGGAGATTTATCAAACGAGTTCTCATTGAATGTCATTAATGAATTACTAACTTTAGATACAGGTCAAAGAATTTATTTTGAAAAAGGAATACAATCAACTGCTGATAAAATAGAGCCTACATTTAGTTTAGACCAGAATAGCCTACAAATAAGAGACGAAATCAGGTATTATCAATGTGCGTATCATTCTGCTTTTCATCCATTATTACAAAAATTAAGAAGGAGTTATAACACCTTAATGTATTATTACAGGGAAAAAGATAAACTTAAAGACGTTTTCAATTTTATTATTAACACATCAAGTAAAAAAGCAATAGACAAAAGAATTGTAGATTATATTAACACTTATAAAACCATTCATGAAGATAGCATAATTACACAAATGACAGACAGTGTTATTAGTTCAAAAGGAGATTGTATTGATAAGATAACTTTAAAAAACATCCTTAATTCAATTATACCAAATGAAATAAGCTCTCATTTTTCAAAGAATCTTTCTGATGAATTAATAAAAGGCAATTATCAAAATGTTAAGGTTATAAGTGAACCACAATTTCAACATTTTTTTAAAGAACATATTATCAATAAAGTTAATGACTCTTTTCTAAAATTATATAAAACTTCTACCTCAAAGACAGATAGTGAAGAGTTAGAAATAGAGAGTTTGAAAATTTTAGAGAGTAATAGGAAAATTGAGTCAGATGTCAATGATTCCCCTATTTTAAGTTTTTTAGGGTTTGATATGAATATTAACTCTTTAAATAATGCAGATTTATTTGAAAAACTTCTTAAGGAGCTTTCTGATAAATACCCTAGAGAAGGGTTGAATCAACATATATTAGTTGATTATAACATAGAAAAGGATAACTTTAATTCTAAAAAAACCATATCCATTAGTATAAACGATTTTTATTTAAAATACGATAATGAATTGTCTGTTTTTAGAGAAAAACCTGAAAATAGAAGAAGTAAATTTTGTTATGCAATTATTGACAACGGAACTGAAGAAGTGATAATTGAAAAAAGCATGAAATTATTACATTCAACGTTAAGTGAAAAAGGTATTTTATCTAAAATGGTGAGTCCTCAAAATTACAACTTTGAAAAACTGAATAATTTTAATAAAACAGATAAGTTAAATTCTTGTAGGAATTATACGGTAATCAAAAAGATTCCTATATAA
- a CDS encoding 5' nucleotidase, NT5C type, with amino-acid sequence MSKTNKKILYIDMDNVLVDFRSAFPFLDNSIKEKYKDNMDEIEGIFSLMKPMKDSINSFEILSKHFDVYILSTSPWDNPTAASEKVSWVKKYLPELAYKRLILSHNKHLNHGDYIIDDRLANGVDRFSGEHIHFGQENFKDWHSVVKYLLIKERINEPEFEK; translated from the coding sequence TTGAGTAAAACAAACAAAAAAATCCTATACATTGACATGGACAATGTATTGGTAGACTTCCGTTCTGCATTCCCTTTTTTAGACAATAGTATAAAAGAGAAATATAAAGATAACATGGATGAAATAGAGGGAATTTTTTCTCTTATGAAGCCGATGAAAGATTCAATAAATTCCTTTGAAATACTTTCAAAACATTTTGATGTATACATACTTTCCACTAGTCCTTGGGATAACCCAACCGCAGCATCTGAAAAAGTATCATGGGTAAAAAAATATTTACCTGAATTAGCCTATAAAAGATTGATTTTATCTCATAACAAACATTTGAACCATGGCGATTACATTATTGACGATAGGCTCGCAAATGGGGTTGACCGTTTTTCAGGCGAACATATCCATTTTGGACAAGAGAACTTCAAAGATTGGCATTCGGTCGTGAAGTATTTATTAATTAAAGAAAGAATTAATGAACCAGAGTTTGAAAAATAA
- a CDS encoding response regulator, protein MSFISILIVDDDLKKITSIINAIKETISETLSINQASCVQEAIEYLQRKEFHLLITDLKMPIKHDDSPDDSGGESLVRSLYRRKTKANVPMYIIGLTQFIELKKDLKNVWNVWYYDASEEKWKESLRDLIFHISLVKSRINVEKIETLFVEGTTDKKIIKSTISKFYPKKEKLLFIDTLKFGGGASWVERQLFIWGKQLAIKTNDNKYLKAIGLFDDDKAGKDSIEKLRNLIDINSAESKTFIIRKCSAKYSPILKSIKKKGITFSTVIEDLLSEFFWKQAKKNEWLEKRDLTNIVIDDAKISLSIKSDFTEDRLEKFGFTKLEALIILYKIGDDYKKPFAKLIMESDKELLMPIKYLVDDFFESLSL, encoded by the coding sequence ATGAGTTTTATAAGTATACTCATAGTTGATGATGACTTAAAAAAAATCACATCGATTATAAATGCAATAAAAGAAACAATTTCAGAAACTTTATCTATAAATCAAGCATCTTGCGTTCAAGAAGCAATTGAGTATTTACAAAGAAAAGAATTTCATCTTTTAATTACAGACTTAAAAATGCCTATTAAACATGATGATTCTCCTGATGATTCAGGCGGAGAATCATTAGTTAGAAGTTTATACAGAAGAAAAACTAAGGCAAATGTTCCAATGTATATTATAGGTTTAACTCAGTTCATTGAGTTAAAAAAAGATTTAAAAAATGTTTGGAATGTTTGGTATTATGATGCTAGTGAAGAAAAATGGAAAGAAAGTTTAAGAGATTTAATATTTCATATAAGTCTTGTTAAATCTCGAATAAATGTTGAAAAAATAGAAACCTTATTTGTAGAGGGAACAACTGATAAGAAAATAATTAAGTCTACTATTTCTAAGTTTTACCCTAAAAAAGAGAAGTTATTATTCATTGATACTTTAAAGTTTGGAGGAGGAGCTTCTTGGGTTGAGAGACAGTTATTTATTTGGGGGAAACAATTAGCCATAAAAACAAATGATAATAAATATTTAAAAGCAATCGGTTTATTTGATGATGATAAAGCAGGGAAAGATTCGATTGAAAAACTTAGAAATCTTATCGATATAAACTCAGCTGAATCTAAAACATTTATTATTAGAAAATGTAGTGCTAAATATTCTCCTATATTAAAATCTATTAAAAAAAAGGGAATTACTTTTTCTACTGTAATTGAAGATTTGCTTTCTGAATTCTTTTGGAAACAAGCTAAAAAGAATGAATGGTTAGAAAAAAGAGATTTAACTAATATAGTAATTGATGATGCAAAAATAAGTTTATCGATTAAAAGTGATTTTACCGAAGATAGGTTAGAAAAATTTGGGTTTACTAAATTGGAAGCACTTATTATTTTATATAAAATTGGTGATGATTATAAAAAACCTTTTGCTAAATTGATTATGGAATCTGATAAGGAATTACTCATGCCAATTAAATATCTCGTAGATGATTTTTTTGAATCATTAAGTTTATAA
- a CDS encoding helix-turn-helix domain-containing protein produces MEERLYTRKELQSYFSVSIFTIDNWIKKGDLKSYKIDNTVRISQGQLKEFLEKVKN; encoded by the coding sequence ATGGAAGAAAGGTTATACACACGTAAAGAACTTCAGTCTTATTTTTCAGTATCCATATTCACAATAGATAATTGGATAAAAAAAGGGGATTTAAAAAGTTATAAAATCGATAATACTGTAAGAATATCTCAAGGTCAATTAAAGGAATTTCTAGAAAAAGTAAAAAACTAA
- a CDS encoding TonB-dependent receptor, whose amino-acid sequence MKTTLKIVMLFFCVVSFAQTTITGTVVDDVSNQPIPSANVIIVGTSEGTVTDFDGNFSLTTDQTPPFTIQVSSVGFTSKDAEITSNNQTINIVLTEGTSLDEVVISASRTPERIFESPVTVERFGLKEIKNTASVDFYDGLENLKGVDINTNSLTFKSINTRGFATFANTRFMQLVDGMDNSAPALNFPLGNLLGMTETDVQSVELLPGASSALYGANAFNGILFMRSKSPFDHEGISGYIKRGITSQEAAGDNTLTDLGIRMAHKFSDKFAVKVNFGYLKGTDWAATSEKDKLNRGLTRADYDYDGINVYGDEVSTNIRAASGLGIIPDVTVSRTGYNERDLTNYNAESVKADWGVYYRPIKDSDFEIAYVGKVGSGNTIYQGANRYNINNFFLQQHKLEIRDKNFFVRGYVTEDKAGDSYDMVFTGININRFWKSDADWFGDYIATYAGIELSGNPLGLSEQQKHDAARAAADTGRYLPGTPQFKNAFNKVTRDPDLSTGSKFQDNSKIYHADANYNFSDIIKFAEIQVGGSYRKYKLNSFGTIYTDNDGPIDYSEVGVYTQIQKEFDLSESVELKATGSVRYDKSELFDGFFSPRLSLGFTVNKDHNIRASVQTGFRNPTTQDLYIGLDVGRAVLVGSAPDNPQRYVDTYDVSPAGQTFTGSSSIQFSGLNAYTNSYLANSVQDFAASTNPADLKVGNSNFAQPEQVTSFELGYRGKLNKVILDVSAYYNTYKDFLANETVIAPFYGTVGDNSLSLLAIQNGDYQAYQTYTNSDANVNSYGAALGVNTKVLGDFDLGFNYTYAKLDFDTEANPDFRTNFNTPEHKVKASFGNTELFKNFGFNLAWRWSDAYFWEASFGDGEIPAYHTIDAQINYRVPSIKSTFKAGATNILGDEYFTAFGTGFIGSQYYLSWTINNL is encoded by the coding sequence ATGAAAACAACCCTAAAAATTGTAATGTTGTTTTTTTGTGTAGTATCATTTGCACAAACAACAATAACAGGTACAGTGGTAGATGATGTAAGTAATCAACCAATACCTAGCGCCAATGTTATTATAGTCGGTACATCAGAAGGTACAGTAACCGACTTTGATGGAAATTTCTCATTAACAACAGATCAAACACCACCATTTACAATTCAAGTAAGTAGTGTTGGGTTTACAAGTAAGGATGCAGAAATTACTTCAAACAATCAAACAATAAATATCGTTCTAACCGAAGGAACATCTTTAGATGAAGTTGTTATTTCAGCATCAAGAACTCCAGAACGTATTTTTGAATCTCCAGTAACCGTAGAACGTTTTGGTTTAAAAGAAATAAAAAACACAGCTTCTGTAGATTTTTATGATGGTTTAGAAAATTTAAAAGGTGTAGACATTAACACCAATAGTTTAACTTTTAAATCTATAAATACTCGTGGTTTTGCAACATTTGCAAATACTCGTTTCATGCAATTAGTAGACGGAATGGACAACTCTGCTCCTGCCTTAAACTTCCCTTTAGGTAACTTATTAGGTATGACAGAAACAGATGTTCAAAGTGTAGAATTATTACCAGGTGCTTCATCTGCGCTTTACGGTGCAAATGCATTTAACGGTATACTTTTTATGAGAAGTAAAAGCCCATTTGACCATGAAGGAATTAGTGGTTACATAAAAAGAGGTATTACATCTCAAGAAGCAGCTGGAGACAACACTTTAACTGATTTAGGAATAAGAATGGCTCATAAGTTTTCAGATAAATTTGCAGTTAAAGTAAACTTTGGATATTTAAAAGGAACAGATTGGGCAGCTACAAGTGAAAAAGACAAATTAAATAGAGGTCTTACAAGAGCAGATTATGACTATGATGGAATAAATGTTTATGGTGATGAAGTATCTACAAATATTAGAGCCGCTTCTGGTCTTGGAATCATACCTGATGTTACAGTTAGTAGAACAGGTTATAATGAGCGTGACTTAACTAACTATAATGCAGAAAGCGTAAAAGCAGATTGGGGAGTATATTATAGACCAATTAAGGATAGTGATTTTGAAATTGCTTATGTAGGTAAAGTAGGATCTGGTAACACTATTTATCAAGGTGCTAACAGATACAATATTAATAACTTCTTTTTACAGCAACATAAACTAGAAATTAGAGATAAAAATTTCTTTGTAAGAGGTTATGTAACTGAAGATAAAGCGGGAGACTCTTATGATATGGTCTTTACCGGTATTAATATTAACAGATTTTGGAAAAGTGATGCAGATTGGTTTGGAGATTATATAGCTACTTATGCTGGAATAGAGCTAAGTGGTAACCCTTTAGGTTTATCAGAACAACAAAAACATGACGCTGCAAGAGCAGCTGCTGATACAGGAAGATATTTACCTGGAACTCCACAATTTAAAAATGCTTTTAACAAAGTTACAAGAGATCCAGATTTAAGTACAGGATCAAAATTTCAAGATAACTCAAAAATATATCATGCAGATGCGAATTATAACTTTAGCGATATAATTAAATTTGCTGAAATACAAGTAGGAGGATCTTACAGAAAGTATAAGTTAAACTCTTTCGGTACAATTTATACAGATAACGATGGTCCTATAGATTACTCAGAAGTTGGTGTATATACTCAAATCCAGAAGGAATTTGATTTAAGCGAAAGTGTAGAATTAAAAGCAACAGGATCAGTAAGATACGATAAATCAGAACTGTTTGACGGCTTCTTCTCTCCAAGATTATCATTAGGTTTTACAGTTAATAAAGACCACAACATACGTGCGTCAGTACAAACTGGATTCAGAAATCCAACAACTCAAGATTTATATATTGGTTTAGATGTTGGAAGAGCTGTACTAGTTGGAAGTGCTCCTGACAATCCTCAAAGATATGTAGATACTTATGATGTAAGTCCTGCAGGACAAACATTTACTGGTTCTAGTAGCATACAATTCTCAGGTTTAAATGCATACACAAATTCATACCTAGCAAATTCAGTTCAAGATTTTGCAGCTTCAACAAATCCGGCAGACTTAAAAGTTGGAAATTCAAATTTTGCTCAACCAGAACAAGTAACTTCATTTGAATTAGGGTATAGAGGTAAGCTTAATAAAGTGATCTTAGATGTAAGTGCATACTATAACACATACAAAGATTTTTTAGCTAATGAAACAGTAATAGCACCTTTCTATGGAACAGTTGGAGATAATTCATTATCGTTACTAGCTATTCAAAACGGAGATTATCAAGCCTATCAAACTTATACTAATTCAGATGCAAATGTTAATTCTTATGGTGCAGCATTGGGTGTAAACACTAAAGTTCTTGGAGATTTTGATTTAGGATTTAACTATACTTATGCTAAGTTAGACTTTGATACGGAAGCTAATCCTGATTTTAGAACTAATTTTAACACACCAGAACATAAAGTAAAAGCAAGTTTCGGTAATACTGAATTATTTAAAAACTTTGGATTTAATTTAGCTTGGAGATGGAGCGATGCTTATTTCTGGGAAGCTTCTTTTGGTGATGGAGAAATCCCTGCTTACCACACAATTGATGCACAAATAAACTACAGAGTTCCTAGTATTAAATCTACTTTTAAGGCTGGTGCAACAAACATTTTAGGTGATGAATACTTCACAGCATTTGGTACAGGATTTATAGGATCTCAATACTATTTATCTTGGACTATAAATAACTTATAA
- a CDS encoding helix-turn-helix domain-containing protein, whose product MTKRERKNEVSLFCIELGKHLRTLRKERGLSIEEIAFKAEIDAQNLRKYELGRQEMKISMLKRIATAFDLTTSELLVFDKKP is encoded by the coding sequence ATGACCAAAAGAGAACGTAAAAACGAGGTTTCCTTGTTTTGTATTGAACTAGGAAAACACCTAAGAACTTTGAGAAAAGAAAGAGGTTTATCAATTGAAGAAATTGCTTTCAAAGCCGAAATTGATGCTCAGAACCTAAGAAAATATGAATTAGGAAGGCAAGAGATGAAGATTTCTATGTTAAAACGTATAGCAACTGCTTTTGATTTAACCACTTCAGAATTGTTAGTTTTTGATAAAAAACCTTAA
- a CDS encoding recombinase family protein — MSNIGYYLRTSHYLQNIGTQIDKIEDGWKVYEDKGVSGRIPFLERPSGKRLIEDIANGKINQVIVLRIDRLGRDLEDILKTIKTIHSYNVPITSQNEGITTLIDGKESVMSNLLINILSSISEFQYHQTREKTLAGIERAKLDGKYKGRKIGSTESVETFLSKPKVQKIMTLLNEDIGIRKISRIVECSPNYIYKVKNAMTTNLSA; from the coding sequence ATGAGCAATATTGGATACTACCTAAGAACATCTCACTACCTTCAAAACATCGGAACTCAAATTGATAAAATTGAAGATGGTTGGAAGGTGTATGAAGATAAAGGTGTCAGCGGTCGTATCCCATTCCTCGAACGTCCAAGTGGTAAGCGACTTATTGAGGATATTGCAAACGGTAAGATTAATCAAGTGATAGTCCTTCGTATCGACCGTCTTGGAAGAGACCTAGAGGACATACTTAAAACCATTAAAACTATCCATAGCTATAATGTGCCTATCACATCGCAAAATGAGGGTATAACTACTCTTATTGATGGTAAAGAGAGCGTGATGTCTAACTTGCTTATTAATATATTAAGCTCGATTAGTGAGTTCCAATACCACCAGACTAGAGAAAAAACATTAGCAGGAATTGAACGTGCTAAATTAGATGGTAAATATAAAGGACGAAAAATCGGTAGTACAGAAAGTGTTGAGACCTTCTTATCTAAACCAAAAGTTCAAAAGATAATGACCTTACTTAATGAAGATATAGGAATCAGAAAGATTAGTCGAATCGTTGAATGCTCACCTAACTACATATATAAGGTAAAGAATGCCATGACAACTAATCTTTCTGCCTAA